One candidate division KSB1 bacterium DNA segment encodes these proteins:
- a CDS encoding RNA polymerase sigma factor, with protein sequence MNPISDTQLMFAVKEGQIDKLGLLFERHHVVLFNFFLKLTGNRELSDDLVQEVFLRILKYRNSFRGDSKFTSWMYQIARNARVDYYRKRKLEVLPDEDVREPVSQDPIATEELETSQEAAMVRKALDKLPFKKREVLVLSRFQNLKYEEISKILNCPVSTIKVLVHRAIKDLRGIFYELSGERI encoded by the coding sequence TTGAATCCAATTTCAGATACACAGCTTATGTTTGCTGTTAAAGAAGGTCAAATCGATAAATTGGGACTCTTATTTGAAAGGCATCATGTCGTGTTATTTAATTTTTTCTTAAAACTTACAGGGAATCGTGAATTGAGTGATGACCTTGTACAGGAGGTTTTCCTCAGGATTTTGAAATATCGAAACAGTTTTCGTGGTGACAGCAAATTTACCTCCTGGATGTACCAAATCGCAAGAAATGCACGAGTCGATTACTACCGGAAACGCAAGTTAGAGGTTTTGCCGGATGAAGATGTCCGGGAGCCAGTCAGCCAGGATCCTATTGCAACGGAAGAATTGGAAACCAGTCAGGAGGCTGCTATGGTTCGTAAAGCGCTGGACAAGCTGCCATTTAAAAAAAGAGAAGTATTGGTCCTAAGCCGCTTTCAAAATTTAAAATATGAAGAGATTTCAAAAATATTGAATTGCCCGGTATCTACCATAAAGGTGTTGGTTCATCGGGCTATTAAAGATTTAAGGGGTATTTTTTATGAATTATCCGGAGAGAGAATATGA
- a CDS encoding HEAT repeat domain-containing protein, whose protein sequence is MMNCKRIEEYLPDFIIGDLDETILSEIQEHLNTCDSCSKEVLSAQKVWMKLGTLPDEQPGEATRERFYTMLSAYQEGLSQSQQAPRVRDVINSWIERWWPKNPAIQIGFSMALLLLGIFVGSRFEPEQTGNIQLTALQEEVRTQSQLTALQEDVRSMRQLVSLALLNQESPSERLKGVSFTTKVERPDQEILTALLNTLNNDPNVNVRLAAIQSLFLFSNNPEVKSGLIQSLAVQKSPLIQFELIELLVKKGATQAIETLKQISENDSVNVAVRERAKLGIEQLI, encoded by the coding sequence ATGATGAATTGTAAACGAATTGAAGAATATTTACCGGATTTCATCATCGGAGATTTAGACGAGACCATCTTATCTGAAATCCAGGAGCATCTTAACACGTGCGATTCGTGTTCAAAGGAGGTTCTGAGCGCTCAGAAAGTCTGGATGAAACTCGGGACGCTGCCAGACGAACAACCCGGTGAAGCAACGCGCGAGCGCTTTTATACCATGCTGTCTGCTTACCAGGAAGGTTTATCGCAATCACAACAAGCGCCAAGAGTTCGGGATGTTATCAATAGCTGGATCGAACGCTGGTGGCCAAAAAATCCTGCTATTCAAATCGGCTTCTCAATGGCACTATTGCTCCTGGGCATATTTGTCGGAAGCCGGTTTGAACCTGAACAGACCGGGAATATTCAATTGACGGCATTGCAGGAAGAGGTACGCACGCAGAGTCAACTGACGGCATTGCAGGAGGACGTACGCTCGATGAGACAACTGGTCAGCCTTGCTTTGTTAAATCAAGAGTCGCCAAGCGAGCGCCTCAAAGGCGTCAGTTTTACAACGAAAGTTGAAAGACCGGATCAGGAAATCCTGACCGCCTTGTTGAATACTTTAAATAATGATCCCAATGTCAATGTACGATTAGCGGCTATTCAATCCTTATTCCTGTTTTCCAACAATCCTGAAGTAAAATCAGGCCTGATTCAATCCCTGGCGGTGCAGAAATCACCCTTGATCCAATTTGAATTGATAGAACTTTTGGTGAAGAAGGGCGCAACACAAGCGATAGAAACATTAAAACAAATCTCCGAAAATGATAGTGTCAACGTAGCTGTTCGCGAGCGGGCGAAATTAGGGATAGAACAATTAATCTAA
- a CDS encoding DUF4097 family beta strand repeat protein, producing the protein MKKNWMTTLIFLAAAFMAWPGFAQEQVSEKFTIEFSDPSKPGYLKVSLTYGGITIRGYDGDEVIIETIYRNNNKNSRRKKSKGMYLIPNTSMGFTIEEEDNRMKISGHGNSRSDLVIDVPVNTSLRISTVNGGDIVVENIEGEIEANNTNGGIRIMDVSGTVIANTTNGNVIVSFVNVKPNKAMSFISFNGKVDVTFPSNVKADLRLKTQNGNIYSDFEIEVKRTIRRIEESPRRKGGKYKVRLEGDMVGKLNGGGPEMHFSTYNGNIYIRKN; encoded by the coding sequence ATGAAAAAGAATTGGATGACAACTTTAATATTCCTTGCTGCTGCATTTATGGCATGGCCCGGGTTTGCCCAGGAGCAGGTTAGTGAAAAGTTCACTATCGAATTTAGCGATCCATCGAAGCCGGGATACTTGAAAGTTAGCTTAACCTATGGTGGAATTACAATTCGTGGTTATGATGGCGATGAAGTGATCATAGAAACCATATATCGCAATAATAATAAAAATTCTCGTAGAAAAAAATCGAAAGGGATGTATTTAATTCCTAATACGAGCATGGGCTTTACTATCGAGGAAGAAGATAACAGGATGAAAATTTCCGGTCATGGCAATTCAAGATCGGACCTGGTCATCGATGTTCCTGTGAATACTTCCCTGCGAATTTCAACAGTCAACGGCGGAGATATTGTGGTGGAAAATATCGAAGGTGAAATTGAAGCAAACAATACCAATGGCGGCATCAGGATCATGGATGTTTCCGGTACCGTGATTGCGAACACGACCAATGGCAATGTAATCGTATCCTTTGTGAATGTAAAACCGAATAAGGCGATGTCCTTTATTTCTTTCAATGGCAAAGTGGATGTTACTTTCCCGTCAAATGTAAAAGCTGACTTAAGATTAAAAACCCAAAACGGCAATATTTACAGTGATTTTGAAATCGAGGTCAAACGCACCATTCGTAGAATTGAAGAAAGTCCTCGCAGAAAAGGCGGTAAGTATAAAGTAAGATTGGAAGGCGATATGGTTGGCAAGTTAAACGGCGGCGGTCCGGAAATGCATTTTTCCACATATAATGGCAATATTTATATCAGGAAGAATTAG
- a CDS encoding DUF2442 domain-containing protein, producing the protein MLHKIYHVKSFEIVAPYTLRIDFNDLTTQTINFEAILKGELYGPLRDLSLFNQVKLDPEFETLVWPNGADFDPETLHNWPDYESALRERAKQWSASVI; encoded by the coding sequence ATGCTACACAAAATTTATCATGTCAAATCGTTTGAAATTGTTGCTCCATATACCTTACGAATAGACTTTAATGATTTAACTACTCAAACAATAAACTTCGAAGCTATTCTCAAAGGTGAGCTCTATGGACCATTAAGAGATCTATCCCTATTCAACCAGGTGAAGCTAGATCCGGAATTTGAAACTTTAGTGTGGCCAAATGGTGCGGATTTTGATCCGGAGACTCTTCATAACTGGCCAGACTATGAATCAGCCCTTAGAGAACGTGCAAAACAATGGTCTGCTTCAGTAATCTAG
- a CDS encoding DUF4231 domain-containing protein, with protein sequence MTPILVALDLTKSFIIIISAIVAIGTTVLKAFNYQEHWINYRTICETLRKEIYFYSSLSSEYKSTDDPKSLFIERIENLISQENTMYIS encoded by the coding sequence ATGACTCCAATACTTGTCGCACTTGATTTAACAAAATCGTTCATTATTATTATCTCAGCCATTGTGGCTATCGGAACGACAGTTTTAAAAGCATTTAATTATCAAGAACACTGGATCAATTATCGAACAATTTGTGAAACATTAAGAAAAGAAATCTATTTTTATTCATCACTTAGTAGTGAATACAAATCTACTGATGATCCCAAGTCTCTTTTTATAGAGAGGATTGAAAATTTAATATCCCAAGAGAATACCATGTACATTTCCTGA